The proteins below come from a single Gordonia pseudamarae genomic window:
- a CDS encoding PIN domain-containing protein, with product MPSRRCGRCRYAALRAFRFPDSRRLRKSLRTSDAFYMATAQLLDAELITADARLSRAPSLGVAIVLLPR from the coding sequence GTGCCGTCGCGGCGTTGTGGACGGTGCCGCTATGCCGCGCTCAGAGCGTTCAGATTTCCCGATTCGCGGAGATTGCGGAAATCTCTGCGAACCTCCGATGCGTTCTACATGGCGACGGCGCAATTACTGGATGCCGAGCTGATCACCGCCGACGCGCGACTGTCCCGCGCGCCGTCGCTCGGCGTCGCGATTGTTCTGTTGCCGCGCTGA
- a CDS encoding DDE-type integrase/transposase/recombinase, with product MRQLHDPARRQNLTPEPPRFEWTPEIAGRRVLLGGCQHVQDASVVYKHSRRVLGWSLADHMRTELVEAAVDAAVFTRGGSVAGTILHSDRGSQYTGYDMAAVCGKHRLRRSMGATGICWDKAGAESLWSTVKHEYYKRHAFTTYANLTAGLDKYIRFYNHGRRHAALGMISPIDFEIRSLASQQSS from the coding sequence ATTCGACAGCTTCACGATCCTGCCCGCAGACAGAATCTAACACCTGAACCTCCCCGGTTTGAGTGGACACCTGAGATAGCGGGGCGAAGGGTCCTGCTGGGAGGATGTCAGCATGTCCAGGACGCGTCGGTCGTTTACAAACACTCACGTCGGGTACTGGGCTGGTCGCTGGCTGATCACATGCGAACCGAGTTGGTCGAGGCCGCCGTGGACGCTGCGGTGTTCACCCGTGGCGGGTCGGTGGCCGGCACCATCCTGCATTCGGACCGGGGCAGCCAGTACACCGGCTACGACATGGCCGCGGTCTGCGGCAAGCACCGCTTGCGGCGCTCAATGGGGGCAACGGGGATCTGCTGGGACAAAGCCGGTGCCGAATCGCTGTGGTCGACCGTCAAGCACGAGTACTACAAGCGCCACGCGTTCACTACCTACGCGAATCTCACTGCGGGACTTGACAAGTACATCCGATTCTACAACCATGGCAGGAGGCACGCGGCGTTGGGCATGATCTCGCCCATCGACTTCGAGATCAGGTCATTGGCAAGTCAGCAATCAAGCTAA
- a CDS encoding type II toxin-antitoxin system VapC family toxin, with protein MIVIADTSALFAHFDADQDEHVRAQEVMAAERMVISPFVLAELDHLVHRDVGYRAAVLAVESLTDRIADGDYVLAAVSNDDLTAAARVRQRYADLRLDLADAVGVVIADNFGTNRIFTLDQRDFRAIVPLTSGFDSFTILPADRI; from the coding sequence ATGATCGTCATCGCCGATACGTCGGCGCTCTTCGCGCACTTCGACGCTGACCAGGACGAACACGTGCGTGCTCAGGAGGTGATGGCCGCGGAGCGGATGGTGATCTCGCCATTCGTTCTTGCCGAACTTGATCACCTCGTTCACCGTGATGTGGGGTACCGGGCCGCGGTACTTGCTGTTGAGTCCCTCACCGACAGGATCGCCGACGGCGACTACGTGCTTGCCGCCGTCTCGAACGACGACCTCACCGCGGCGGCGCGCGTTCGACAGCGATACGCGGACTTGAGGCTGGATCTGGCGGATGCGGTGGGCGTGGTGATCGCCGACAATTTCGGCACCAACCGCATCTTCACCTTGGATCAGCGTGACTTTAGGGCGATCGTTCCGTTGACTTCGGGATTCGACAGCTTCACGATCCTGCCCGCAGACAGAATCTAA
- a CDS encoding ribbon-helix-helix domain-containing protein produces MHKTTVYLPEELDQRLEAEAKAEGVSKAELIRRGVTKLLDESRRPRQAKPFPVFRSGRSRTVDELREDLVGQIAERAARR; encoded by the coding sequence ATGCACAAGACCACGGTGTACCTGCCGGAAGAACTCGACCAGAGGCTGGAGGCCGAGGCGAAGGCTGAGGGCGTCAGCAAGGCCGAACTCATCCGCAGAGGAGTGACCAAGCTGCTCGACGAGAGTCGTCGGCCCCGGCAGGCGAAACCGTTTCCGGTCTTCCGGAGCGGACGTAGTCGGACTGTCGACGAGCTGCGGGAGGATTTGGTCGGGCAGATCGCCGAGCGTGCCGCGCGTCGATGA
- a CDS encoding type II toxin-antitoxin system VapC family toxin: protein MRRVVDASALIDSLLPSDRQDAALAAMSGRELWAPAVIDMEVSSAIWRLERTAQISSGEAERAVAALWTVPLRRAQNGQISRAAWRLRKSLRVSDAFYVATAQLLHAELITADARLSRAPSLVIPIVVLPH from the coding sequence ATGAGGCGGGTTGTCGACGCGAGCGCCCTGATCGACTCACTTCTCCCATCGGATCGCCAGGACGCAGCCCTCGCCGCAATGTCGGGACGTGAGCTATGGGCGCCGGCGGTCATCGACATGGAGGTCAGCTCCGCGATATGGCGGCTTGAACGCACCGCGCAGATCAGTTCCGGCGAAGCTGAGCGTGCCGTCGCGGCGCTGTGGACGGTGCCGTTGCGTCGTGCGCAGAACGGGCAGATATCCCGTGCGGCATGGAGATTGCGGAAATCCCTGCGAGTCTCCGATGCGTTCTATGTGGCGACGGCACAGCTACTGCATGCCGAGCTGATCACCGCCGATGCGCGGCTGTCCCGCGCTCCCTCGCTCGTCATCCCGATCGTCGTGCTCCCGCACTGA
- a CDS encoding FitA-like ribbon-helix-helix domain-containing protein has protein sequence MSTLQIRNLPDELHALLSERSARLDMSMSEYVTRLLRDDLSRPLFDDWADAIRGDGPRRPIDTVGALDAVREEYDAADAQT, from the coding sequence GTGAGCACCCTTCAGATTCGGAACCTCCCGGACGAGTTGCACGCGCTGCTCAGTGAGCGGTCGGCGCGGCTGGATATGTCGATGTCCGAGTACGTCACCAGACTGTTGCGTGACGATCTGAGCCGGCCGCTGTTCGATGACTGGGCCGACGCCATCCGGGGCGACGGACCACGGCGGCCCATCGACACTGTCGGTGCACTCGACGCGGTTCGCGAGGAGTACGACGCCGCCGACGCTCAAACATGA
- a CDS encoding type Z 30S ribosomal protein S14, whose translation MAKKALVNKANKKPKFAVRGYTRCNKCGRPHSVYRKFGLCRVCLRDMAHAGELPGVQKSSW comes from the coding sequence ATGGCAAAGAAGGCTCTGGTCAACAAGGCCAACAAGAAGCCGAAGTTCGCCGTGCGCGGCTACACCCGCTGCAACAAGTGCGGCCGCCCGCACTCGGTGTACCGCAAGTTCGGCCTGTGCCGCGTGTGCCTGCGCGACATGGCCCACGCCGGCGAACTGCCGGGCGTGCAAAAGTCCAGCTGGTGA
- the rplE gene encoding 50S ribosomal protein L5: protein MTTTENVTPRLKTRYREEIKAELNKEFDYANVMQIPGVVKVVVNMGVGDAARDAKLINGAVADLELITGQRPEIRRARKSIAQFKLREGMPIGARVTLRGDRMWEFLDRLVSIALPRIRDFRGLSDRQFDGNGNYTFGLNEQSMFHEINIDKIDRPRGMDITVVTTATNDDEGRALLRHLGFPFKDNNAKEA from the coding sequence ATGACCACCACCGAGAACGTGACGCCCCGCCTGAAGACCCGCTACCGCGAGGAAATCAAGGCCGAGCTCAACAAAGAATTCGACTACGCCAACGTGATGCAGATCCCGGGCGTGGTCAAGGTTGTTGTCAACATGGGTGTGGGCGATGCCGCCCGCGACGCCAAGCTGATCAACGGTGCCGTCGCCGACCTGGAGCTGATCACCGGTCAGCGTCCGGAGATCCGTCGCGCCCGCAAGTCGATCGCGCAGTTCAAGCTGCGTGAGGGCATGCCGATCGGCGCCCGCGTCACCCTGCGTGGCGACCGGATGTGGGAGTTCCTCGACCGCCTCGTGTCGATCGCACTGCCGCGTATCCGCGACTTCCGTGGCCTGTCGGACCGTCAGTTCGACGGCAACGGCAACTACACGTTCGGCCTGAACGAGCAGTCGATGTTCCATGAGATCAACATCGACAAGATCGATCGTCCGCGCGGTATGGACATCACTGTCGTCACCACCGCCACCAATGACGACGAAGGCCGTGCGCTGCTGCGTCACCTCGGCTTCCCGTTCAAAGACAACAACGCCAAGGAGGCCTGA
- the rplX gene encoding 50S ribosomal protein L24: MKVHKGDTVIVISGKDKGAKGKVIQAFPKTQRVLVEGVNRIKKHTAASANERGASSGGIVTQEAAIHVSNVMVVDSDGNPTRVGYRIDEESGKKVRISRKSGKDI; the protein is encoded by the coding sequence ATGAAGGTGCACAAGGGTGACACCGTGATCGTCATCTCGGGCAAGGACAAGGGCGCCAAGGGCAAGGTCATCCAGGCCTTCCCGAAGACCCAGCGTGTCCTCGTCGAGGGCGTCAACCGAATCAAGAAGCACACCGCCGCGTCGGCCAATGAGCGCGGTGCCTCCTCCGGCGGCATCGTGACCCAGGAAGCCGCCATCCACGTGTCCAACGTGATGGTTGTGGACTCCGACGGCAACCCCACCCGCGTCGGGTACCGCATCGATGAGGAGTCCGGCAAGAAGGTCCGGATCTCGCGCAAGAGCGGGAAGGACATCTGA
- the rplN gene encoding 50S ribosomal protein L14 gives MIQQESRLRVADNTGAKEILCIRVLGGSSRRYAGIGDVIVATVKDAIPGGNVKKGEVVKAVIVRTVKERRRPDGSYIRFDENAAVILKGESDPRGTRIFGPVGRELREKKFMKIVSLAPEVI, from the coding sequence GTGATTCAGCAGGAATCGCGTCTGCGCGTCGCCGACAACACCGGTGCCAAGGAAATCTTGTGCATCCGCGTGCTCGGCGGATCGTCGCGACGCTACGCAGGCATTGGTGACGTCATCGTCGCCACTGTCAAGGACGCCATCCCCGGTGGCAACGTGAAAAAGGGTGAGGTCGTCAAGGCCGTCATCGTGCGCACCGTCAAGGAGCGTCGCCGCCCGGACGGCAGCTACATCCGTTTCGACGAGAACGCTGCCGTCATCCTCAAGGGTGAGAGCGACCCGCGCGGTACCCGCATCTTCGGCCCCGTCGGCCGTGAGCTGCGTGAGAAGAAGTTCATGAAGATCGTGTCGCTGGCACCGGAGGTGATCTGA
- a CDS encoding LuxR C-terminal-related transcriptional regulator — protein MGFDGRTSARAVRSEVAGARPAPLGREAVQDARLARLADYRPHSVFGQLTKPDLSAREVEVLLTWLASDSKEQAAEALFISASTVSTHLARIRAKYTAVGRTAPTKTHLFARALQDGYTSLDRW, from the coding sequence ATGGGATTTGACGGTAGGACCTCGGCTCGCGCGGTCAGGAGCGAGGTTGCGGGTGCGCGCCCGGCCCCACTCGGGCGGGAGGCCGTCCAGGACGCGCGACTCGCACGGCTGGCCGACTATCGCCCTCATTCCGTCTTCGGTCAGCTGACCAAACCCGACCTGTCGGCCCGTGAGGTCGAGGTCCTGCTCACGTGGCTGGCCTCGGATTCCAAGGAGCAGGCGGCCGAGGCGCTGTTCATCTCGGCATCCACGGTGAGTACCCACCTCGCGCGCATCCGCGCCAAGTACACCGCGGTGGGTCGCACAGCGCCCACCAAGACGCACCTGTTCGCCCGTGCTCTCCAGGATGGTTACACCAGCCTCGACCGGTGGTGA
- a CDS encoding sensor histidine kinase, which translates to MGSQLAAWRDRAGEILMRPRTDRKRIVASQTVRLQVFGGYLLLSGVVVSLAMGVRSMPTEHAAAWFDPVAVALVVIPTVGVVLAAAHRNARMLDISTRIYVGGYFIAIALWAVAWDGVPIDDVRVNWLTSLIGLAAFAAVIMQPFAVALLVLLLSVIGYVWMSAISSVDGLSRDLIATAMWPLLFTALLLTLARKTLNTVREYDDARSMAIEEAVEEARLEAGNRERARFDALVHDRVIATLIAAEPGAQSPTTIAQARSALSELDRLASGGLDGATIGDTESLARLRNAVSDLSDRVEVRVEARFDLGREPDADGGSDSGPEPVSYPSPVVHALSEAAGEAVRNSLRHAGDDANIAVLIEMKPRFVRVTVSDDGRGFDPAAVPPERLGIAVSIRRRMSLIDGGWGRLASVIDRGTTVQVGWSGS; encoded by the coding sequence GTGGGTTCGCAGCTGGCGGCGTGGCGGGACCGGGCCGGCGAGATCCTGATGCGCCCGCGCACCGACCGGAAACGGATCGTCGCGTCCCAGACCGTGCGGCTGCAGGTATTCGGCGGGTACCTGCTGCTCAGCGGTGTCGTGGTGAGCCTGGCGATGGGCGTCCGGTCGATGCCGACCGAGCACGCGGCCGCGTGGTTCGACCCGGTCGCGGTCGCGCTGGTGGTAATCCCGACGGTGGGCGTGGTGCTGGCCGCGGCCCATCGCAACGCGCGCATGCTGGATATCTCCACCCGCATCTACGTGGGCGGATACTTCATCGCCATCGCGCTGTGGGCGGTGGCCTGGGACGGTGTGCCGATCGACGACGTGCGCGTCAACTGGCTGACCAGCCTCATCGGCCTGGCCGCGTTCGCGGCGGTGATCATGCAGCCGTTCGCGGTGGCGCTGTTGGTACTGCTGCTGAGCGTCATCGGCTATGTGTGGATGAGTGCGATCTCCTCGGTCGACGGCCTGAGCCGGGACCTGATCGCGACGGCGATGTGGCCGCTGCTGTTCACCGCGCTGCTGCTGACCCTGGCTCGCAAGACACTGAACACAGTGCGTGAATACGATGACGCGCGCTCGATGGCCATCGAGGAGGCCGTCGAGGAGGCGCGGCTGGAGGCCGGTAATCGCGAGCGGGCCCGTTTCGACGCGCTCGTCCACGACAGGGTCATCGCCACGCTCATCGCGGCCGAACCCGGTGCGCAGAGCCCGACCACGATCGCGCAGGCCCGCTCGGCGCTCAGCGAGCTCGACCGGCTCGCCTCCGGTGGCCTCGACGGGGCGACCATCGGTGACACCGAATCGCTGGCCCGGCTGCGCAACGCGGTATCCGATCTCAGCGACCGGGTGGAGGTACGTGTCGAGGCCCGGTTCGACCTGGGCCGCGAACCCGATGCGGACGGCGGATCCGACAGTGGTCCCGAACCGGTGTCCTACCCGTCGCCGGTGGTGCACGCTCTCAGCGAAGCCGCAGGTGAGGCGGTCCGCAACAGCCTGCGGCACGCCGGGGACGACGCGAACATCGCAGTGCTCATCGAGATGAAGCCGCGATTCGTGCGCGTCACCGTTTCCGACGACGGACGGGGTTTCGACCCGGCGGCGGTCCCTCCCGAACGCCTGGGCATCGCGGTCAGCATTCGTCGCCGGATGTCCCTGATCGACGGCGGCTGGGGCAGGCTGGCCAGTGTCATCGACCGGGGCACCACGGTGCAGGTGGGGTGGAGTGGCTCATGA
- a CDS encoding response regulator transcription factor, giving the protein MTGLSGDRVLRVGMVDDHRSPIWGIERLLEAEPDLEMVCAGSTVDELLGQAGQLSEGLDIVILDLRLGDASTPRENVIRLTEAGIGTVVYTSGEHPALLRSAAKAGVLGVVLKSAAEAEIIGAIRAAAQGNEVLTTEWAAAIDGDPELAAVDLSPQLQRVLALYASGETSATVGRSLGVTADTVNEYLKRIRQKYADAGRPTRTKVDLFKRAVEDGWLPVPERGADRSAGSAAHDH; this is encoded by the coding sequence ATGACGGGGCTATCGGGCGACCGAGTACTACGGGTCGGAATGGTCGATGACCACCGATCGCCGATCTGGGGAATCGAGCGGCTGCTGGAGGCGGAGCCGGATCTGGAAATGGTATGCGCGGGGAGCACCGTCGACGAGCTTCTCGGTCAGGCGGGACAGCTCAGCGAAGGTCTCGACATCGTCATCCTCGATCTTCGGCTCGGCGACGCGTCCACGCCCCGGGAGAACGTGATCCGCTTGACCGAGGCCGGTATCGGGACCGTGGTGTACACCTCCGGCGAGCACCCGGCGCTGCTGCGGTCGGCGGCCAAGGCGGGTGTGCTCGGTGTGGTTCTCAAGTCGGCGGCCGAGGCCGAGATCATCGGTGCGATCCGGGCGGCGGCGCAGGGCAACGAGGTGCTGACCACCGAATGGGCGGCGGCCATCGACGGCGATCCCGAACTGGCCGCCGTCGACCTGAGTCCGCAATTGCAGCGCGTGCTGGCGCTCTACGCCTCGGGGGAGACCTCGGCGACCGTGGGCCGATCGCTCGGTGTCACCGCCGACACGGTCAACGAATATCTGAAACGGATCAGGCAGAAGTACGCCGACGCCGGACGGCCCACCCGGACCAAGGTCGATCTGTTCAAACGTGCGGTGGAAGACGGCTGGCTGCCCGTGCCCGAGCGTGGTGCCGATCGATCGGCCGGGTCGGCCGCGCACGATCATTGA